In one Polynucleobacter sp. JS-JIR-5-A7 genomic region, the following are encoded:
- a CDS encoding M23 family metallopeptidase, which produces MSLNPSVIQRKDPSELMLDSDANLDYRVMQGCLRRSFNDANLPSSIGIDNRQFSEFFKNQTKGFFDKMRGDCIPYAVAFTTRNRFDSLSIMNGPVQDDKTEVWTFTPSAFGGFLVQQDLLRNESKNLTEIRVPLREVLYDPRKLGDKLPVELVWELNSIIKQIYPEDNNSLENTNSVVRLIIDFGDRERWAQIWAVEIIDPNNKEVFASAFWVERSDIPGGFFTSGGESLERSFWTNPLSYRRISRGVGMVRAGKAKRPKSNTAVVQPAPAKQRYRTHMGIDYAAPIGTPIFSVANGKVAHLGYNGAFGNLIVLEHPGGYRTFYAHLSNYNPELELGNEVRRGLEIGYVGSTGRSTGPHLHFELRKDGVYIDPYSSKTQLDLWSMRDSESGQLTREVLLLGSPLAYQAK; this is translated from the coding sequence ATGAGCTTGAATCCATCGGTTATCCAAAGAAAAGATCCTAGTGAACTCATGCTCGATAGCGATGCCAACCTAGACTATCGAGTCATGCAGGGATGTTTGCGACGTAGCTTTAATGATGCTAATTTGCCATCAAGCATCGGTATTGATAATCGCCAATTTTCTGAGTTCTTTAAAAATCAGACTAAAGGATTTTTTGATAAGATGCGGGGCGATTGCATTCCGTATGCAGTGGCATTTACAACGCGCAATCGTTTTGATTCATTAAGCATTATGAATGGTCCTGTACAGGATGATAAAACGGAAGTTTGGACATTTACACCATCTGCTTTTGGTGGATTCTTAGTACAACAAGATCTTCTCAGAAATGAATCCAAAAACCTAACAGAAATTCGGGTGCCTTTAAGAGAAGTTTTATATGACCCACGCAAACTAGGCGATAAATTACCAGTGGAATTAGTCTGGGAGCTGAACTCCATCATCAAGCAGATTTACCCAGAGGACAATAATTCGCTTGAAAATACTAATAGCGTTGTGCGACTCATTATCGACTTTGGCGACCGCGAAAGATGGGCGCAGATTTGGGCTGTTGAGATTATCGATCCGAATAATAAAGAGGTATTTGCTAGCGCCTTTTGGGTCGAACGGAGTGATATACCTGGTGGCTTCTTTACCAGTGGCGGTGAATCCCTTGAGCGCTCTTTCTGGACTAACCCACTAAGCTATCGACGCATCTCCCGCGGGGTGGGTATGGTACGCGCCGGCAAAGCGAAACGCCCCAAGAGTAATACTGCCGTTGTCCAACCAGCACCAGCCAAGCAGCGCTATCGCACCCATATGGGAATTGATTACGCAGCGCCGATTGGCACACCAATCTTCAGTGTAGCCAACGGTAAAGTAGCGCATCTTGGCTATAACGGCGCATTTGGCAATCTGATTGTTTTAGAGCATCCGGGTGGCTATCGCACTTTCTATGCGCACTTAAGTAATTACAATCCAGAACTTGAGTTGGGAAATGAAGTGCGTCGTGGCCTTGAAATTGGCTACGTTGGATCTACCGGGCGATCAACTGGACCCCATCTCCATTTTGAACTGAGAAAAGATGGTGTTTACATCGACCCCTATTCAAGCAAAACACAACTCGATCTATGGTCAATGCGGGATAGCGAAAGTGGACAACTCACAAGAGAGGTTTTACTACTAGGCAGCCCACTTGCTTATCAAGCTAAATAA
- a CDS encoding universal stress protein, whose amino-acid sequence MFKHLLVPVDGSEVSKKSLKKVAELAKADGAAVTLVYVSDPLPPLVYSDSSMGYGVSAKEHQKVCEAYAKDVFKKAATSLGASIKAKSLHISNTNLAEGILDGAKKAKADVIVMASHKRTGIKGVLLGSETHEVIVHSKLPVLVLG is encoded by the coding sequence ATGTTTAAGCATTTATTAGTACCGGTTGACGGTTCAGAGGTCAGCAAAAAGTCTTTAAAAAAGGTTGCAGAACTTGCTAAGGCAGATGGCGCTGCCGTAACCTTGGTATACGTATCTGATCCATTACCTCCTTTGGTGTATTCCGACAGCTCGATGGGCTACGGAGTCTCTGCAAAAGAGCATCAAAAAGTTTGTGAAGCTTATGCAAAAGATGTTTTCAAAAAGGCAGCTACCAGCCTTGGCGCAAGTATCAAGGCTAAGTCCTTGCATATCTCCAATACAAATCTTGCTGAAGGTATTTTAGATGGTGCCAAAAAAGCAAAAGCAGATGTGATTGTGATGGCTTCTCATAAACGCACTGGTATCAAAGGTGTTTTATTGGGTAGCGAAACCCACGAAGTCATTGTGCACTCTAAGTTGCCTGTGCTCGTGCTTGGTTAA
- a CDS encoding DUF2177 family protein — MLKYLGIYFTFLITLLAVDLTWLLGIAKNLYREEMGDLMASEPKLIAGLAFYLLYALGVCIFVIAPALSKQSLIYALQYGALFGFFCYMTYDLTNLAVIRDFPTKLAFVDIAWGSVVTGLSAGLAYWVGDRLS; from the coding sequence TTGCTCAAGTATCTAGGAATCTACTTTACTTTTTTAATCACCCTCCTTGCGGTGGATTTAACGTGGCTTTTAGGAATCGCAAAGAACCTCTATCGCGAGGAAATGGGCGATCTCATGGCTAGCGAACCCAAGCTCATTGCCGGCTTAGCGTTTTACCTTCTCTATGCTTTAGGCGTCTGTATTTTTGTTATTGCGCCTGCACTCTCAAAACAGTCTCTGATCTATGCACTGCAATATGGTGCCCTCTTTGGATTTTTTTGCTACATGACCTACGACCTGACCAATCTAGCGGTCATTCGAGACTTCCCTACCAAATTAGCATTCGTTGATATTGCCTGGGGATCTGTAGTAACAGGTCTCTCTGCAGGATTGGCGTATTGGGTAGGCGATCGACTGTCTTAA
- a CDS encoding SulP family inorganic anion transporter, translated as MFFHPRILDSFKGYNSTLFTKDVLAGLTVGVVALPLAMAFAIASGLKPEAGIFTAIIAGGLISLLGGSRVQIGGPAGAFIVVVYGIVERYGIPNLLLATAMSGVFLLLMGIFRLGTLVRFIPIAVIIGFTNGIACLIGLSQIKDFFGLKIEKMPAQFFQSIHALYNAADTVNPTALSLACGSLAIIIGWKKIQKHLGWLCHLPGTVVAMFLATLITALFNLPADTIGSRFGGIPSSLPHFEWISIGWGTAQFMVVPALTLALLGAIESLLCARIADSLIHDRHESNQELMAQGIANLVTPFFGGMPATGTIARTVTNIESGGRSPLAGVVHALTLLLVVLFAAPLAKNIPLASLAAILMYVAWNMGEWKKFVDLKQFRLPYQLTIVSVFLLTVILDLTVAVQVGLLFAFITFIYRISSLSRCELADASNFSQLENQQGRIDAYRIYGAIFFGAVKLLEKIEEKLPSQVLLIDLKNVIYVDTSGMETITELAHLCKIRNIKLIICGLEHQPYEMAQRSGFLQTLPSDCLYPDLLSGIAAAIQH; from the coding sequence ATGTTTTTTCATCCCAGAATCCTAGACTCATTTAAGGGCTATAACAGCACCTTATTTACCAAGGATGTTTTAGCAGGCTTAACGGTAGGTGTCGTAGCGCTGCCTTTGGCTATGGCTTTTGCGATTGCCAGCGGGCTTAAACCCGAAGCGGGAATTTTTACCGCCATTATTGCTGGCGGTCTCATTTCACTATTGGGAGGAAGTCGCGTTCAAATCGGTGGACCAGCCGGTGCATTCATTGTGGTTGTATACGGCATTGTTGAACGCTATGGCATCCCTAATTTATTGCTAGCTACAGCAATGTCTGGGGTGTTCCTTTTATTAATGGGAATATTCAGACTGGGAACTCTGGTGCGATTTATTCCGATTGCTGTCATCATTGGCTTTACAAATGGCATTGCCTGCTTAATCGGTCTATCGCAAATCAAAGATTTCTTTGGTTTAAAGATTGAGAAAATGCCTGCTCAATTTTTTCAGTCGATTCACGCTTTATACAACGCAGCAGATACGGTCAACCCCACTGCACTAAGTTTGGCCTGCGGAAGTCTAGCCATCATTATTGGCTGGAAAAAAATTCAGAAGCATTTAGGCTGGCTCTGCCATCTTCCAGGCACAGTCGTAGCAATGTTTCTAGCTACTCTCATTACCGCTCTCTTTAACTTGCCAGCCGATACGATTGGTAGTCGATTTGGTGGCATCCCTTCGAGTCTCCCCCATTTTGAATGGATCTCAATTGGTTGGGGCACAGCACAATTTATGGTGGTCCCTGCTTTAACACTAGCGCTACTCGGCGCTATTGAGTCTCTACTCTGTGCACGCATTGCCGACAGCTTAATACATGATCGTCACGAATCCAATCAAGAGCTGATGGCACAAGGTATTGCTAATTTAGTGACCCCATTTTTTGGCGGAATGCCCGCAACTGGCACTATTGCCCGGACTGTCACCAACATCGAAAGTGGTGGCAGATCGCCGCTAGCAGGCGTTGTTCATGCGCTTACTTTATTGCTTGTGGTGCTGTTTGCTGCTCCTCTAGCAAAAAATATTCCTTTGGCTAGCTTGGCTGCAATACTAATGTATGTCGCTTGGAATATGGGTGAATGGAAAAAGTTTGTGGACTTAAAACAATTCCGACTACCTTATCAACTCACTATTGTGAGTGTATTTTTGCTCACAGTGATTTTAGATCTTACTGTCGCAGTACAGGTAGGTCTACTCTTTGCCTTTATCACTTTTATCTATCGCATCTCAAGCCTATCACGTTGCGAGCTAGCGGATGCTAGCAACTTCAGTCAACTCGAAAATCAACAGGGTCGTATTGATGCCTATCGAATTTACGGTGCTATCTTTTTTGGAGCAGTCAAATTACTAGAAAAGATTGAAGAAAAATTACCTTCTCAAGTTTTATTAATTGATCTGAAGAATGTAATCTATGTAGATACTTCTGGGATGGAAACTATTACTGAATTAGCGCATCTTTGCAAAATACGTAATATCAAACTGATCATCTGCGGTTTAGAGCATCAGCCTTATGAGATGGCACAGCGTAGTGGTTTCTTACAAACTTTGCCATCAGATTGTCTGTACCCAGATTTACTCTCGGGGATTGCTGCAGCAATACAGCACTAA
- a CDS encoding MFS transporter, whose protein sequence is MLMAQTCALLGFACYAVILTPLQEEWHLSNLQSGLIASAFFFGYMLAVPLATALTDRIDARKVYLVGGLSATSGLLGMSLFASNFWTAMFFMAINGAGLAGTYMPGLKILSDRIQSGELTRHIAFYTAFFGIGTGFSYLCSGWILSALGWHYVFGIIALGPFTAFLVVLILIPPLAHEQWKGPIQIRLRDIFPVDKWKLVLQNKKASGFIFGYTAHSLELFASRSWLVAFFAFCTAASGESFFLAATTLAGVINFFGVPSSILGNEIALRVGRQKWVCIVMLTSAVLGVALASSTGHSWWLIVTLAIGHAIFIMADSATLTAGLVISAQENIKGAAMGLHSLMGFGGGLMGPAIFGFVLDISGSRSSQIAWVWAYVAVVMWGVLFVIYERRNGWIDKPSS, encoded by the coding sequence ATGCTTATGGCGCAAACCTGTGCTTTATTGGGTTTCGCCTGTTATGCCGTTATCCTCACCCCGTTGCAAGAGGAATGGCATTTAAGTAATCTTCAATCGGGCTTAATTGCCAGCGCTTTCTTCTTTGGTTATATGCTTGCCGTACCTCTGGCTACAGCATTAACCGATCGCATAGATGCTCGTAAGGTATATCTGGTTGGTGGTCTTTCTGCGACCTCTGGTTTATTGGGAATGAGTCTCTTTGCCAGTAATTTTTGGACAGCGATGTTCTTTATGGCAATCAATGGTGCAGGTCTTGCGGGGACCTATATGCCAGGCCTTAAAATTTTGTCTGACCGAATTCAGTCTGGTGAGTTGACACGTCACATTGCTTTCTATACGGCCTTCTTTGGAATTGGTACTGGCTTTTCTTATTTATGTTCTGGCTGGATATTGAGTGCACTAGGGTGGCACTATGTATTTGGCATCATTGCTCTAGGGCCGTTTACTGCATTTCTGGTTGTCTTGATACTCATACCACCACTTGCGCATGAGCAATGGAAAGGGCCCATCCAAATCCGTTTGCGCGACATCTTTCCAGTGGATAAGTGGAAGTTAGTGCTGCAAAACAAAAAGGCCTCTGGATTTATCTTTGGTTACACCGCTCACTCCCTTGAATTATTTGCCTCTCGAAGTTGGCTTGTGGCTTTCTTTGCATTTTGTACAGCGGCATCTGGGGAATCCTTTTTTCTAGCTGCCACTACCCTAGCTGGAGTCATCAATTTCTTTGGGGTGCCTTCCTCGATTTTGGGTAATGAGATTGCTCTGCGAGTGGGGCGTCAAAAGTGGGTTTGTATTGTGATGCTGACAAGTGCAGTGCTGGGTGTTGCGCTTGCTTCCTCCACAGGCCACTCCTGGTGGTTAATTGTGACTTTAGCAATTGGGCATGCCATTTTTATCATGGCTGACTCTGCTACCTTAACAGCTGGCTTAGTCATTAGTGCTCAAGAAAATATTAAGGGTGCTGCCATGGGATTGCATTCGCTCATGGGATTTGGTGGTGGCTTAATGGGCCCCGCCATTTTTGGTTTTGTGTTGGATATTTCTGGTTCGCGTTCTTCTCAAATTGCTTGGGTATGGGCTTATGTTGCCGTTGTGATGTGGGGAGTTCTTTTTGTGATTTATGAGCGTCGCAATGGCTGGATAGATAAACCAAGTTCATGA
- a CDS encoding tripartite tricarboxylate transporter substrate binding protein, whose translation MKKIRILSGYIGLILGFTSTLVLADNYPSKPIKAIVPFAPGSATDQIGRAFAAKMAESLGQAVVIENRPGANGMIGADVVAKSPADGYTLLFGTNSTNAALKSLVKNLPYNQDTAFTPIGYFGSVPLIVAVNNDLPVKSLNGFVSLAKADPGKMTFAYASTSQRVSSEMLANAAGIKMTGVSYKGGPNAMTDLIGGQVNMFTADFAVTLPQVQAGKIRGLAVTSLKRSPAIPELPTVNEALGIKNYELIAFFAAFGPAGMPKDAVMKLNKAINDAAKSKDLTERFASIGFESQPGTPEALGQKIKFETAKWAQAIKAAGMEAE comes from the coding sequence ATGAAAAAAATACGGATTCTGAGCGGCTACATTGGTCTTATCCTTGGCTTTACCAGCACTTTAGTATTGGCTGATAACTACCCCTCAAAACCCATTAAGGCTATCGTTCCATTTGCACCCGGTAGTGCTACCGATCAAATTGGACGAGCATTTGCAGCCAAAATGGCCGAGTCTCTCGGACAAGCAGTTGTCATCGAAAATCGCCCTGGAGCAAATGGCATGATTGGGGCAGACGTAGTGGCCAAATCTCCTGCCGATGGATATACCCTTTTATTTGGCACGAATAGCACTAATGCAGCGCTCAAAAGTTTGGTCAAAAATTTACCGTATAACCAAGACACTGCATTTACGCCAATTGGTTACTTTGGTTCAGTGCCACTCATCGTCGCAGTCAATAATGATCTTCCAGTGAAATCTCTCAATGGCTTTGTCTCCCTAGCAAAAGCAGATCCTGGAAAAATGACCTTTGCTTATGCCAGTACATCACAACGGGTTTCATCAGAAATGTTAGCCAATGCTGCTGGCATCAAAATGACTGGCGTCTCTTATAAGGGCGGCCCCAATGCCATGACCGATTTAATTGGTGGTCAAGTCAATATGTTTACTGCTGACTTTGCAGTGACCTTGCCTCAAGTGCAAGCAGGAAAAATTCGTGGTCTAGCAGTGACCTCACTCAAGCGCTCGCCTGCTATTCCAGAGTTACCTACCGTGAACGAAGCATTAGGAATCAAGAACTATGAATTGATTGCTTTCTTTGCAGCCTTTGGTCCTGCCGGCATGCCCAAAGATGCGGTGATGAAGCTCAATAAGGCTATCAATGATGCTGCTAAATCTAAAGATTTAACTGAACGATTTGCTTCGATAGGTTTTGAATCTCAACCTGGAACACCTGAGGCACTCGGTCAAAAAATCAAGTTTGAAACTGCCAAGTGGGCGCAAGCTATTAAAGCAGCTGGCATGGAAGCAGAGTAA
- a CDS encoding 2OG-Fe dioxygenase family protein, producing MTSAHLSPALTLAKDIPQALRDDGFAVVSAESVAELSKAPLVNLQNLTQYWEGLPRDPYLKDGGRYRFRRHASYEIKNNALTLVPHRAHWQSLDYNALHGGLERWFEPIQANVLDDSAWQAVLLGLANVFSSIKPVTTWFVEAHQFRIDTTDGIGRPTPEGAHRDGVDFVAVFLLDRVGIKGGETRIFDAKGSAGLRFTLTQPWSLLLMNDERMIHESTPIQPLADYGYRDTLVLTYRSNGFQDSPHRSQQ from the coding sequence ATGACTTCAGCCCATTTATCTCCTGCGTTAACTCTAGCTAAAGACATCCCGCAGGCACTGCGGGATGATGGCTTTGCAGTAGTATCTGCTGAATCGGTTGCAGAGCTTAGTAAAGCCCCTTTAGTTAATTTACAGAATCTCACTCAGTATTGGGAAGGCTTGCCACGTGACCCTTATCTCAAAGATGGCGGTCGTTATCGTTTTCGTCGTCACGCCAGTTACGAGATTAAAAATAATGCACTGACTTTAGTGCCTCATCGTGCGCATTGGCAATCGCTTGACTACAACGCATTACATGGCGGCCTTGAGCGTTGGTTTGAACCTATTCAGGCAAATGTCCTTGATGATTCAGCATGGCAGGCTGTACTACTTGGCTTGGCAAATGTATTCAGTAGCATAAAGCCCGTCACTACTTGGTTTGTGGAAGCCCATCAATTTCGGATTGATACCACCGATGGAATTGGGCGCCCAACGCCAGAGGGGGCGCACCGTGATGGCGTAGATTTTGTCGCTGTATTTTTACTAGATCGGGTTGGTATCAAAGGTGGTGAGACCAGGATATTCGATGCTAAAGGCTCTGCTGGTTTACGCTTTACTTTGACGCAACCCTGGTCATTGCTCCTCATGAATGATGAGCGCATGATCCATGAATCCACGCCAATTCAGCCACTGGCAGACTATGGCTATCGCGATACCTTAGTCCTCACTTATAGATCAAACGGTTTTCAAGACTCACCGCATCGTAGTCAGCAGTAA
- a CDS encoding tripartite tricarboxylate transporter substrate binding protein: protein MYKKYTALAGLLIGLLLSSLAIAQPYPNKPISLVVPQAAGGTNDIVARLIAPAFGDAIGSSVVVENRPGAGGNIGTQSVARGAKDGYTLLLTINSAQAINPALYKNPGFDPINDFVPLYYIGATPYVLVSPPGSPYKILADVISAAKRKPGELSYASAGNGTISHLLGAMLNTSAGVDMQHIPYKGVAPAINDVLGGQVPLAFASLPSALNYIKAGKLQAIAISSAKRSSAAPEIPTIAETYPDCVGEVWVALFAPIGAPADAVKKIQVAMDKMMAKPDVREKLIAQGLDLSPVPPAKLSSLLKEELAKWAKIVKASGAQLD, encoded by the coding sequence ATGTATAAAAAATACACTGCTTTAGCAGGCCTGCTCATCGGGCTCTTACTATCTTCATTGGCGATTGCCCAGCCTTACCCTAATAAGCCAATCTCATTGGTTGTGCCACAGGCGGCTGGCGGCACGAATGATATTGTTGCTCGCTTAATTGCACCGGCCTTTGGAGACGCTATTGGCTCTTCAGTAGTCGTTGAAAATAGACCTGGTGCTGGCGGTAATATTGGTACGCAAAGTGTGGCGCGTGGAGCAAAAGACGGTTATACCTTGTTGCTCACGATTAATAGTGCACAAGCGATTAATCCTGCCCTCTACAAAAACCCTGGCTTTGATCCGATCAATGATTTTGTTCCTCTCTACTATATTGGGGCTACGCCTTACGTTTTAGTGTCACCACCTGGCTCTCCTTACAAAATACTCGCTGATGTGATTTCTGCTGCTAAGAGGAAACCCGGTGAACTTTCATATGCATCTGCTGGCAATGGAACTATCAGCCATCTCTTGGGCGCGATGCTCAATACCAGCGCAGGTGTGGATATGCAGCACATTCCTTATAAAGGTGTAGCACCGGCAATTAATGACGTCTTAGGAGGTCAGGTGCCACTGGCATTTGCTAGCCTGCCATCCGCCTTAAATTACATCAAGGCGGGCAAGCTGCAAGCTATTGCAATTAGTTCAGCTAAACGTTCTAGTGCTGCCCCAGAAATTCCAACCATTGCAGAAACCTATCCTGATTGCGTAGGCGAAGTGTGGGTCGCTTTATTTGCACCGATTGGTGCGCCAGCAGACGCGGTGAAGAAGATTCAGGTGGCAATGGATAAGATGATGGCTAAGCCAGATGTGCGTGAGAAGTTGATTGCGCAGGGTTTAGATTTAAGTCCCGTACCACCAGCAAAGCTCAGTAGCCTGCTCAAGGAGGAGTTGGCTAAATGGGCAAAAATCGTGAAGGCATCAGGTGCGCAGCTGGATTAA
- a CDS encoding TAXI family TRAP transporter solute-binding subunit, translated as MNSLKQKIYNPVAIAIGFCVLLISIFAVLWILVPPPPKAIEMATGFPTGLYYQFGERLKKELAADGVNLEVKSTGGTIDNLALLSDPKSGVNFAMVQGGVADVSKYPNLVSVAGMFYEPVWVWYREPGFKNDGGRLQVLGQLKGKRVAIGNEGSGTLALSTALLKISGISENEFSAQKLKPDEALAKLNSGELDAAFIVAAAEAPILEKFYKIPGIRLMSFDQADAYTRNLTYLSKVSVPRGLLSIEYDLPRQEIQVIAPTATLVAHDNVSPAMISLLLSASYDILKSYSRLQKPGEFPSSIGMDFPLHVDAEIYLKDGPSFLHRHLPFWTAVWVGRFVKIVIPLLVIFIPLFTYIPSAKNFLLRLKLAQVYAELRELEKNAFNPDLKDKNMKDLEAIERRVGNIKVSMMDSKELYDLKGHVGDVRARLKQLYA; from the coding sequence ATGAATTCTCTAAAACAAAAAATTTACAATCCTGTAGCAATTGCCATTGGCTTTTGCGTGTTGCTGATTTCTATTTTTGCTGTCTTGTGGATTCTGGTGCCGCCGCCACCCAAAGCAATTGAAATGGCTACCGGTTTTCCAACGGGTTTGTATTACCAGTTTGGTGAGCGCTTAAAGAAGGAGCTTGCAGCCGACGGTGTGAATTTAGAAGTCAAAAGTACTGGTGGAACGATCGATAATTTAGCCTTACTCAGTGACCCCAAGTCTGGCGTGAACTTTGCGATGGTTCAAGGTGGTGTTGCGGATGTTAGTAAATATCCCAATTTAGTTTCTGTCGCAGGAATGTTCTATGAACCTGTTTGGGTTTGGTACCGGGAGCCAGGATTTAAAAATGATGGCGGAAGACTGCAGGTTTTGGGGCAGTTAAAGGGTAAGCGTGTTGCCATCGGTAATGAGGGTAGTGGAACACTGGCGCTTAGTACAGCCCTCTTAAAAATTAGCGGCATTTCTGAAAATGAATTTTCTGCGCAAAAATTAAAGCCAGATGAGGCCTTAGCAAAACTCAATAGTGGGGAACTAGACGCAGCATTTATTGTGGCCGCTGCCGAAGCTCCGATTTTGGAAAAGTTTTACAAAATCCCAGGCATTCGTTTAATGAGCTTTGATCAGGCAGATGCATACACTCGTAACTTAACTTATTTATCTAAAGTCAGTGTTCCACGCGGTCTGCTTAGTATTGAATACGATCTCCCTCGCCAGGAGATTCAGGTGATAGCTCCGACAGCCACTTTAGTGGCGCATGACAATGTGAGTCCCGCAATGATCTCCCTATTGCTCAGCGCCTCTTACGATATTTTGAAGTCTTATTCACGTTTACAAAAGCCAGGAGAGTTTCCCTCTAGTATTGGCATGGACTTTCCACTACATGTAGATGCTGAAATTTACTTAAAAGATGGACCATCTTTCTTGCACCGCCATCTCCCATTTTGGACAGCAGTATGGGTCGGGCGCTTCGTCAAGATTGTGATCCCGCTACTGGTGATTTTTATTCCCTTATTTACTTATATTCCGTCAGCTAAAAACTTTTTACTACGACTGAAGCTCGCGCAAGTCTACGCAGAGCTACGAGAGCTTGAGAAAAACGCCTTTAACCCAGATCTCAAAGATAAAAATATGAAAGATCTTGAGGCAATTGAAAGGCGGGTGGGTAACATCAAAGTATCTATGATGGATTCAAAAGAGCTGTATGACCTCAAGGGACATGTTGGAGATGTCAGAGCTCGCTTAAAACAGCTATATGCTTAA
- the ccmI gene encoding c-type cytochrome biogenesis protein CcmI: MASFFIPAFLLLALVLFLLLRPFIFSGKNEGTSRRQMNAAIYREELDKLAAEQAAGTINAQEYEMSHAEMRQRLFQDTNEEDDKAVMGSTKKVVIGVCAFIVLLSSGLYFSLGDVVRIAQQGDQKPMSQVGVEKMVADFALKMEKDPDNLQGWAMLGRSYRILGRNEDAAKAYGRAGSFINNDPELLAEYADTLVANANGNFSGKPLQLINQALKLDPKNLLALWLSGTASFASGNYKVAVQTWEKLAQQLPPGSEEARAIESSISEARSKGGLVGTNTAVVSSKGVSGKIEIVAGLKSKVNPGDIVLVIARPLGERMPVAVLKAPVTEFPMSFALTDALAMNPSAPISKLSEVSIEVRISKTGMARAEAGDLISAVQTVKVGSNQVKLLVDQVRQ; this comes from the coding sequence ATGGCTAGTTTCTTCATCCCTGCCTTTTTATTGCTTGCGCTGGTATTGTTTTTATTGCTGCGACCATTTATCTTCTCAGGAAAAAATGAGGGCACCTCTCGCCGCCAGATGAATGCTGCGATTTATCGTGAAGAGCTTGATAAACTAGCGGCTGAGCAAGCTGCTGGAACGATTAATGCGCAAGAGTACGAGATGAGCCATGCAGAAATGCGTCAGCGTCTTTTTCAAGATACCAATGAAGAAGATGACAAGGCGGTCATGGGCTCTACTAAAAAAGTAGTCATCGGTGTTTGCGCCTTTATTGTGCTGCTATCTTCTGGCTTGTATTTTTCCTTGGGCGATGTTGTTCGTATTGCTCAACAGGGCGATCAAAAACCCATGAGCCAGGTTGGCGTTGAAAAAATGGTTGCTGATTTTGCCCTCAAGATGGAAAAAGATCCAGATAACCTGCAGGGTTGGGCAATGTTAGGGCGTTCCTATCGAATCTTGGGGCGCAATGAGGATGCTGCAAAGGCATATGGTCGCGCAGGCAGCTTTATCAATAATGATCCAGAGCTTCTGGCAGAGTATGCAGATACCTTAGTAGCCAATGCAAACGGCAACTTCTCAGGAAAGCCATTGCAACTGATCAATCAGGCCTTAAAACTCGACCCCAAGAATTTATTAGCACTTTGGCTTTCGGGAACAGCCTCCTTTGCTAGTGGCAATTACAAGGTGGCAGTGCAAACTTGGGAAAAGCTGGCTCAACAATTGCCGCCGGGCTCTGAAGAGGCGCGGGCGATTGAAAGTTCTATTAGCGAGGCACGCTCTAAGGGTGGTTTAGTGGGTACTAATACTGCGGTTGTTAGTAGTAAGGGCGTTAGTGGGAAGATTGAGATCGTTGCTGGCCTTAAATCTAAAGTGAATCCTGGCGATATAGTGCTGGTAATCGCACGCCCATTGGGCGAACGGATGCCAGTTGCCGTACTGAAAGCGCCTGTGACTGAATTTCCGATGAGTTTTGCTTTAACTGATGCCTTGGCCATGAATCCAAGCGCGCCTATCTCAAAGTTATCCGAAGTTTCTATTGAAGTGAGAATTTCTAAAACGGGCATGGCTAGGGCTGAGGCAGGAGATTTGATCTCTGCAGTTCAAACCGTTAAAGTCGGATCAAATCAAGTTAAGCTATTAGTCGATCAAGTTCGCCAATAA
- a CDS encoding cytochrome c-type biogenesis protein, translating to MKSIFLVLASVLYLHAAYANDAAPLADDPVTEQRLISISEEMRCLVCQNESLAGSRSDLANDLRREIRTLIKEGKSDEQIRAFMVERYGDFVLYRPPVKPITWLLWIGPFVILAIGIAFLMFYLRRRNTMAATKVLSEADNQKIDALLNTLGKNDRDGIHG from the coding sequence ATGAAATCTATTTTTTTAGTGCTCGCGTCAGTGTTGTATTTGCATGCCGCTTATGCAAATGATGCCGCACCATTGGCTGATGATCCGGTAACAGAACAACGTCTTATCAGTATCTCTGAAGAAATGCGTTGCCTGGTTTGTCAAAATGAATCTTTAGCTGGCTCCCGTTCGGATTTGGCAAATGATCTTCGCAGAGAAATCCGCACCCTCATTAAAGAGGGTAAGAGCGATGAGCAAATTCGTGCTTTTATGGTTGAGCGCTATGGTGATTTTGTTTTATATCGCCCACCGGTAAAGCCCATTACTTGGCTGCTGTGGATTGGACCATTTGTGATCTTAGCCATTGGCATCGCCTTCTTAATGTTTTACTTGCGTCGTCGAAATACGATGGCTGCGACTAAGGTGCTATCTGAAGCAGATAATCAAAAAATCGATGCCTTACTAAATACACTTGGCAAAAATGATCGGGATGGAATCCATGGCTAG